The sequence TCTGCATGTTGCCGACCTGAATATTACTGGCTCTACCATTCACCTGCAGCAGAATGAGATTGGCGCATGGCAGCTGGGTGAGCTCAGTATTCCTGCCGCTGCACCGGAGGAGCCGGCTGCCAAGAGCACTGCGACTGAGCCCTGGTATGCAGTTATCGATAAACTAACGCTCGAAGATGTGACAGTGAAGGTTAACGGCAAACAGTTCGCACTGACCCTGCCGGTCAAACAGTTAGAGCTGCACCTCTCTGCTCCAGAGAAGGGGAAGGAAGATCAGGTGTTAGCCAAGAGCCTGCAGGCTGGCAATGTGTACTTCTCCGGTTTCGGTTACAAAGCAGGATTACAGGCGATCGATTTTTCAGGCGAACTCTCTTTTGCTGCAACAGCTGATGACATCATTGAATCACTGGTAGTGAGCCATGGCGCGCTTGGGCTCAGAGGTATTGGGCTGACGGATGAGAAGGGCAAACAGCTTCTCTCACTCTCTGATTTTAACCTTAGCGGCTTTAGTGCCGAGCAGCTGAAAAAGTTGGTGATTTCAGGCATATCGCTGGAGCAACTCGCTGTTGAGCCTGCGCTCACCGGAACTGCCCGTTTGTCCCTGGGGGCTATGCATGCAGGTGGGATTTCAGCCACGCTTGAAGCAGACAGAACGCCCGCAACGATCACGCTTGGAGATTTGAAACTGAGAAGGTTCGATGTTGTGCAGGAGCCGGGCTCGACTGCTGCAGAGCAGATCTCATTTGGCTCACTGCATACAAGTGGGCTGGTCACGAAATTCGGTGCCACCTCAGCGCCGGAATCAGTCAAGCTGGCCTTGATGGAGCTTCGGGAGTTGGCCATCCGCCAGCAGAAAGGGGCAGAACCTCTCGGGGCGATTGATCTGATTGCGTTAAAACAGTTTGCCATGCAAGGCAGCGATCGTGGCGCGTTTGAGTCGCTGAAGCTGCAGCAGGTCTCGCTGCCCTCAACGGGTAAGCGGGCGCTCGGTTCGATCGGTTCAATGACGGCCTCGAAAGCTGAATTTGATGGCGAGAATGGATATCGATTGCAGTTACTTGAGTTTGATCGGATGCAGATCGACCTGTTGAAACGGAAAAACGGGAAAATGGCCGTGCTGGATGAGCTGGAAAGTAAACCATCTGCGGTGAAACCAGCGGCTGCCAAACAAGCAGCTAAAGCAGGAGCTGCGAAAAAGGATCCGGTGGTGATCATTGAACGGGTGCAGGTGAATGCCGGAAGTTATATCAATTTCAGGGATGAGTCTGTTTCGCCTGCGATGGATACACGCCTGACTGTCAGCCGGTTAACTTTTTCACCGCTGGACCTCTCAGGGAAACGCAGTGGCAGGCTTGATCTAAGAACCAGAGTTGGTAAAGCGGGTCGCCTGAATGTGGGCGGAAAAATTAACCCCTCCGAACGCAGGTTTCAAACAGATTTGAAGGTTTCGCTGAAAAGCTTCGATATGCCTCGCCTGACTGGTTATCTAGAAGGTGATTTCGGCAAGACCATCGATACTGGCCAGCTCTCGATTGAGAGTGAAATAGGCATTAATAAGAGTAAAATTGATGCAAAGAACAAGCTGATGATACGAAAGCTTACGCTGGGCAACTCCGACAAGAAGGGTGAAATGGCGGAGGGGATGGGTATGCCGGTTGATATGGCGCTGGATATGCTGCGTGATGACCGCGGTGATATCGAGATGGATGTGCCGATAACTGGTGACTTAAATGACCCCAATATCAATATAAATGATGCGATTAACAAGGCACTTGCTTCTGCGCTCTCTGCCGGCGCGATGACCTATGCGACGATGCTTCTGCAGCCCTACGGAGCCATTATTATGGCTGCCAATATGGCCGGTGATGCGATGACGAGCGCATCCAGGCCAAAGCTCACACCGATCTATTTCGTGCCGATGGAGATATCCCTGAGTGCAGAGATGAACGACTATGTTGGCAAGATCGGCGAGCTGTTGAAGAGTAAGAATTTGCGTTTGCAGCTCTGCGGTTTTGCAACGCGTTCCGAGGGTGCACAGATTGCTGAAAAGCGCAAAGCACTGTCTGCTGATGATATTAATGCCAAGCTCCTTGAAATGGCTGAGGCACGTTCAGATTTGGTGATGAACATGCTGTTGGGCAAGGGGATTGATTCGGAGCGGTTGTTCAACTGCCGGGCACAGATTGATGATAAAGTGAAACAAGCGCAGCCCCGGGTTGATCTGCTTCTCGATTAACAGCGGCCTATGGAATTAGATAGATAGTTCGATCCCGTCGTCATCATCTCTGGAGCCCTTCTGTAAAATCTCATCGACGCCTGCTTTTCCACCATCACCCTTGGAGTCGTCAATATTTTTCATTTTCATTTTCAGGCGCAGGTTATTGGCTGAGTCGGCGTTTCTGAGCGCCTCGATCTCGGAAATGGTGCCATCCTGCCAGAGTTGAAACAGTGCCTGGTCAAAGGTGTGCATGCCGTGCTGCTCGCCGCCCTCCATCGCCTCTTTGATGGTGCTGATATCTCCCTTGAGGATCAGGTCGGCAATGCGCGGGGTATTGATCAGAACCTCAATGGCTGCAACACGACTACCGCCGGCGGTTTTAACCAGTCGTTGCGAAAGAATGGCACGCAGGTTCATGGCAAGGTTCATGTAGACCTGTTGATGCTGCTCCTCAGGGAAGAAGTTAATGATGCGCTCCAGTGCCTGATTGGAGTTATTGGCATGCAGTGTAGCCATGGCGAGGTGACCGGTCTCGGCAAAGGCGATGGCGTGCTCCATGGTGTCACGTTCGCGAATTTCACCGAGCAGAATGACGTCGGGCGCCTGTCGCAGGGTGTTTTTCAGGGCGGCCTGAAATGAGACGGTATCGGAGCCGACCTCGCGCTGGGTGACGAAGCACTTTTTATGTTGATGCATGAACTCGACCGGATCCTCAATGGTGATGATATGGCCTGCCTGATTCGTGTTGCGCCAGTCCACCATGGCAGCTAGCGAGGTTGACTTACCTGAACCTGTGGCTCCAACCATCAGAACCAGTCCGCGCTTGGTCATGGAGATATCCTTGAATACATCGGGAAGATTGAGTTCATCGATGGTGGGAATGTCGGTGGTAATCTGGCGGATCACCATGCCCACTGTGCCACGTTGGCGATAGATATTGACGCGGAACCGCCCTAGTCCCGGATAGGCAGAGGAGAGGTTCATCTCCATGTTTGAGGAGAAGTCCGCCTTCTGTTTCTCGCTCATCAGTTCACCTGCGAGACGCTCAACGGTAACCGGGTCAAGTTGCATTTCACCGAGCCTGTGGATTGTGCCGTTAATGCGATAACCCGGAGGGGTTCCTGCCATCAGGTAGAGGTCGGAGGCGCTTTTATCCACCATGACCTTTAACAGCTGGCGAATCGAGATATTTTCGGTCATGTTGTCTTCCCCGGTAGAAAGGTTTCAACCCAATTATAGAGGTAAATCGCCTCTCATCAAACTGCATGATATCCTGTCGCAGGATTATTGAATCTGATATATGATTTTGCGCGAGTATGATGGTGTTTAAAAGGAAGGGGAATGGTCAAATTAATCGATAAACAGTCGCATATATATCCGATTCTTATCGGTCTGATGGGGTCTGGGAAAACCAGTATCGGAAAGCTCCTCTCCAAAGAACTTGGCGTGCCATTTGTCGATCTGGATCACTATATCGTTGATAAGGCGGGTAAAACCATCCCTGAAATCTTTGCTGAACAGGGCGAGGAGGGGTTTCGCGAGATTGAGCGTGAAGCACTGCGCGAGGTGATCGGCAAACCCGTGGTCTTATCAACCGGTGGCGGAGCTGTCATGCGTGAGGAGAACAGAGTTCTGTTAGAGGCTCACGCTCCGGTCATCTGGTTGAAGTCATCCCTTGAATTTCTCGCTGGTCGCATCGATGGCGACCCAAACCGCCCCATGATTGCCGGCCGCGATACATTGAAAACCCTGCAGGAGCTGGCAGAGATTCGCTATCCCTATTACACACAGTGCGCCGACTATATTTTACATCGCGGAAAGATGAATAAAGCTGCATCGCTACAGGCGGTTCTTGAGTATCTGAGACAGTGGCAGCATGAGCATGCATATGATTGATTGCCTCTCAGGTGATGAGACTTTTAGCGTAGCCTTATAACATCATCCTGACTTCAGGGTGTGCATGCACTGCCCTGTAGATTTCATCAATCTGGGCCTTGCTCTGGGCAGAGAATGTGATTGTGACCGAAAGGTACTTCCCTGTTTTGCTTGGTCTGGATTTGACCGCGGCCTCTCCGAGCTGAGGAATATGGCGGCGGACAATCATGACAATCTCATTTTCAAAGTTAGCGCTGTTATTTCCCATTACCTTGATCGGGAACTGGCAGGGGAACTCCAGAAGGGTATCTTCATTCATGGTGCCGGACTCTAGCGCTCATCTGTTGATTGTGTAGCGCCGGGGGGCGCCGCCCTTGATGCCATCAAACATAATGATGATGTTGTAAAACAGATCTGTTGCGCCTTCCACGGCAATTGCCTCTGCTCTACCGCCAGCAGGCGGCCTGATCCCTGAGATCAATTTCAACGTCCCATTACGGCTTCCGGGCAAGGTGTCGAGACCATTCCAGTGGTAGAGGCGATACTCATTCGGTAGTTCTACAACAGGGCCTGCAAGCAGGATGAAGCCGTCAGGGACACTCACCATACCCCGAATGCCAAGCCCTCCAAGATTGAGGTAGAGCAGTCGATAGCTCTTTTCGGGGTTGTCGAAATCCAGCTGCATAACCGCTACGAAGCCGCCTCGAAGCACAGGGCCCCGGAAACCGAGGTAGAGCTGTCCGTTTTTTGCTGCGATAGCTTCGATATCGACGCCGTTCTCCTTGGATGGGATGGCGGAAAAAGGGGCGAGAATGGGGTCGTTGCTTATGATCTTGGCGAGAGAGATCTGTTTGCGTTCGGTCACGTTGTTCATGCTATCCAGTGTTAATCGAAAGAGTTGCTTGCGCCCCGGTTCCATTTTAATCGTAGCCAGCCGATTCAGGTTCTTTTTGTACTCTGTTTCAGGCTTGATTTGTTTTCTGGCCAGTGCGTGTGAGCCGTTTACGTAGATGCGGTTTTCCTCGACAGCAAGTCCCTCGATATCGAGTTCGCGCCCATGTTCCTTGTCACCCCTGTAGACGAGTATGTTGCTGCTGACGCGGTAGTTGTCACCTTCGCGCTTAAGCAGCTGGATGTAATTTTCATTTTTGTCATGACCAACAGCTTCATCGGCACCGATCACAAGAATATCGCCCAGAAAAGCGGCTGCACTGATATCGTGCTCAGCATGAATTGCGCCGTGCAGGTTGATCTCATCAAATGCCATGGCCGGGGGGGCGAACAGCAACAGGGATAAAAGGTAGGATGCGACTCTCATTGGTAACAGCCTAGTTGCCCCGTTCAGGCAGGCAAGAAAAACGGGCCGCCGATCCTGCTATCAATCACAGACGGAAGGGCGACCCGTGGGTTTAACAAACGCGCCTATTTCTTGTCGGAGAACTTGCACTCTTTCTTTTTGCCATAACGTGCCTGTTTTGCGGCGGCATACTCCTCTTTGCTCAGTGTACCATCTTTATTGGTGTCTGCTGCTGTAAATGAGTCGTCTATGCGTTTGGCTTTGCGCAGATCACTGTCCGCATCGGTCAGGAAACCATCACCGTTGGCATCAAGGTACTCAAACTTCTTCTTCATGCGGTCATTGTGTGCAGCGGTGAACTCTTTCAGAGAGACCTTGCCGTCTTTGTTGCTGTCCAGGTTAGCCGTGCCTTTGCCACAATCATGCTTGCCGAGAGGGCAGTTTTTGTGGTTTTCGCAATCCTTGTGGCCAAGCGGACAGGCAGCTTTGCTGTCACATTTATGGGCGCCCAGCGGGCAGTCGGCATGAGGACCACCTTGCCCGTGATGACCATGGCCGGCCAGTGCTGCGGTGGGCAGCGATAGAGCTGCTACAGCAAAAATTGACAATAGAATGCGCTTCATAATTCCTCCAGATGGTGTTGTGAAATAATCAGGTGCGACGATAGAAGAGAGAAGGTTAATGTTCAATGAAGCATGCAATGCCTCTTAATATTGCTCCCTGAACATAGAATCCTTCCCAAGTTTGGTGATTAACCGGGCTTAAATGACTCGAATTCGGTAAAAGTGTGGGTTTTATGCGGTGTACGCAGATGGCGCATCCCCCTATACTCCCGCGCCTATGACTGAAATTGCACTGATTCTGCTCTCGGCTGTACTGGTGAATAACTATGTGCTGACCAAGTTCCTTGGTATCTGCCCGTTTCTTGGCACCTCAGGTAAGGTGGAGACTGCCGTAGGCATGTCCTTTGCCGTGATGTTCGTGATGACGCTGGCATCGACCGCCTCATGGCTGGTGCAGAAGTATGTGCTGGTCCCACTTGATCTCGAATACCTGCAGACCATCTTCTTTATCCTGATCATCGCCTCGCTGGTGCAGTTTATTGAGATGATGATCCACAAAACCAGCCCGGTTCTCTATCAGGGTCTGGGCATCTTCCTGCCGTTGATTACCACCAACTGTGCAGTGCTCGGTGTGGCGATCCTTAATGTTCAGCAGGAGCAGACCTTTCTGACCTCCGCGCTCTATGGCTTTGGTGCAGCCCTTGGCTTTGCACTGGTGCTGATCCTCTTTTCCGGCATTCGCGAGCGTATCGAGATTGCGCCGGTTCCCAAGCTGTTCAAAGGTTCACCGCTGGCGCTGATTACCGCCGGCATGATGAGCCTGGCATTTATGGGCTTCTCTGGCCTCGTGAAGATTTAAGTTTCGATGACACAGCTATTGTATGCACTGCTCAGTCTGGGCGCGTTTGCTCTGCTGGCCGGAATTGTTCTGGCCGTGGCGCAGAAAGTTTTCCATGTCGAGGGCGATCCGATGGTCGACAAGGTCGATGCGCTACTGCCGCAGACCCAGTGTGGTCAGTGCGGTTATCCCGGCTGCAAACCCTATGCTGAGGCAGTGTCCAGCGGTGCGGCTGATGTGAACCACTGTGTTCCCGGTGGTGAGCGTACCATGCTGGCCATCGCCGACCTGATGGGCGTGGAGCCCAAGGATCTCGAGCAGGAGGCGAGCGCGCCAATGACCGCTTTTGTACGCGAGGATGAGTGCATAGGTTGCACACTCTGCATCAAGGCCTGTCCAGTTGATGCGATTGTCGGTGCGCCGAAGCAGTATCACACCGTGATTTCCGATCACTGCACCGGCTGCACACTCTGTATTGAGCCCTGCCCGGTGGATTGCATTGATATGTTGATGAAACCTGAGTTGATTGAACACTGGTCCTGGCCGCTGCCGGACACCACCCGTGCACAACTGGGTCACGAAAGGCGGGACACCCATGCCGGCCATGCTTAGAAAACTTGCCCAGAGACTCGGTATGCTGCAGCACAGCTTTGCTGGTGGTGTGCATCCCGAGATGTTTAAGGTGACAGCCGGCTTGCCGATTGAGGTGGCTCCGATTGCGCCTGTTCATATTCTGCCGATGAAACAGCATATCGGCGAGGCCTGCTCGCCACTGGTGAAGGTTGGAGACCGGGTGCTGCGTGGCCAGAAGATCGCCAAATCAGAAGGCTATCTCTCCGTACCGGTACATGCGCCGACCTCAGGGCGCGTGGTGAGGATCGAAGAGCATGCAATTCCGCACCCATCGGGTATGGGACTGCCATGTATTTTTGTTGAATCTGATGGTCTGGATGAGGTGGATGAGAGCCTTGAGCCAATGGCCGACTGGCGTGAAATTAACCCCGCCATTCTGCGGGAGAGAGTCCGTATGTGTGGCCTTGCCGGCCTTGGCGGTGCGGTATTCCCGACCTTTATCAAGCTGATTCAGGATAAGCGCTTTCCTATTGAAACACTGGTTCTCAATGGTATCGAGTGTGAGCCCTGGCTGACCAACGATCATCGAATGATGCTCGAGAACCCCGATGATATTTTAAGTGGCATGGCGATTGTCATGCATATGGTGGGTGCAAAATCCGGCATCATCGCGATTGAGGACAACAAACCTGATGCAGCTACTGCTATGCGCGAGGCTCTCTCCAGAGCCTCGGACATGGAGAACGTGCGAGTTGTTGTGCTGCCGACCCGTTATCCGCAGGGCAGTGAAAAGCAGCTGATCTATTCGCTGACCGGCAAAGAGGTGGCGGCTGGGCGGCTGCCGATGCATATCGGCGTTGTCTGTCAGAACGTGGGTACCAGCAAGGCTGTTCACGATGCTGTGATGCTGGGGCGCACACTTACCGAGAGGCTTGTTACCGTCAGTGGTGATGCCTGTGACAACCCGGCCACCATGTCAGTACGCCTGGGTATGCCGGTACGCACACTTTTTGCCCAGCGTGGGCTGGATGACCTCAGTGGTCTGCACCTGCTGCATGGTGGCCCGATGATGGGTGAACGGTTGAAGAACGTTGATGTGCCGGTGATTAAATCGACCACCGGACTCCTGGCGATGTCGAATGCAACGATGCAGCAGGCGCATACCGAAGAGCAGCCCTGTATTCGCTGCGGCCACTGCAGTGAGGCGTGCCCGGTTCATCTGGTGCCAAACCTGCTGGCTGATGCCTGTCGCAGTGATCAGTTCGACAAGGCTGAAAACTACCATCTTTTTGACTGTATTGAGTGCGGCAGCTGCTCTTATGTCTGCCCATCCAATATTCCGCTGGTTCACTATTTCCGCTACGGCAAAGGGCAGATCGCCCAGACCCGACGCGAACAGATCTTCGCTGAGGCATCGCGCAAACGTTCGGAGGCGCGTGATGCGCGTATCGAGGCGGAAAAGGCTGAGAAGGCTGCGCGTCGATCAAGGGTGCGGCAGGAACATGCACCTGTGAAAACAGGTGAAACAGTGGAACCAGAAGCAAAAGATGCAACACAGGAGAAGAGCTGATGCCGGTGATGCTTAGTCCGCCGCATGCCCATGGCGGCGATTCAATCCGCATGACCATGCTGACGGTCATCCTGGCGCTGCTTCCTGCGACGGCGATCAGTGTCTACCTGTTCGGCTGGCTGGCGGTTCTGCTGATTGTTACATGCATGGGTACGGCACTGTTAACCGAAGCGCTCTGTCTGAAATGGATGAAGCGCCCACTCTCTACGTTGCTTGATAATTCAGCCGCGCTTACCGGCCTCTTCCTGGCACTTA comes from Mariprofundus aestuarium and encodes:
- a CDS encoding YbeD family protein, which encodes MNEDTLLEFPCQFPIKVMGNNSANFENEIVMIVRRHIPQLGEAAVKSRPSKTGKYLSVTITFSAQSKAQIDEIYRAVHAHPEVRMML
- a CDS encoding DUF748 domain-containing protein, whose product is METVPSTNTDNALPEPKIRRVRRRFIVLYLLVALVSVLLTMLPLIVHQVATSWLEDHGVKEARIENIDINVFVGAIVIEGLRAGEGLKVDRLGLVIDWWPLTRNHLHVADLNITGSTIHLQQNEIGAWQLGELSIPAAAPEEPAAKSTATEPWYAVIDKLTLEDVTVKVNGKQFALTLPVKQLELHLSAPEKGKEDQVLAKSLQAGNVYFSGFGYKAGLQAIDFSGELSFAATADDIIESLVVSHGALGLRGIGLTDEKGKQLLSLSDFNLSGFSAEQLKKLVISGISLEQLAVEPALTGTARLSLGAMHAGGISATLEADRTPATITLGDLKLRRFDVVQEPGSTAAEQISFGSLHTSGLVTKFGATSAPESVKLALMELRELAIRQQKGAEPLGAIDLIALKQFAMQGSDRGAFESLKLQQVSLPSTGKRALGSIGSMTASKAEFDGENGYRLQLLEFDRMQIDLLKRKNGKMAVLDELESKPSAVKPAAAKQAAKAGAAKKDPVVIIERVQVNAGSYINFRDESVSPAMDTRLTVSRLTFSPLDLSGKRSGRLDLRTRVGKAGRLNVGGKINPSERRFQTDLKVSLKSFDMPRLTGYLEGDFGKTIDTGQLSIESEIGINKSKIDAKNKLMIRKLTLGNSDKKGEMAEGMGMPVDMALDMLRDDRGDIEMDVPITGDLNDPNININDAINKALASALSAGAMTYATMLLQPYGAIIMAANMAGDAMTSASRPKLTPIYFVPMEISLSAEMNDYVGKIGELLKSKNLRLQLCGFATRSEGAQIAEKRKALSADDINAKLLEMAEARSDLVMNMLLGKGIDSERLFNCRAQIDDKVKQAQPRVDLLLD
- a CDS encoding DUF3616 domain-containing protein, with the translated sequence MRVASYLLSLLLFAPPAMAFDEINLHGAIHAEHDISAAAFLGDILVIGADEAVGHDKNENYIQLLKREGDNYRVSSNILVYRGDKEHGRELDIEGLAVEENRIYVNGSHALARKQIKPETEYKKNLNRLATIKMEPGRKQLFRLTLDSMNNVTERKQISLAKIISNDPILAPFSAIPSKENGVDIEAIAAKNGQLYLGFRGPVLRGGFVAVMQLDFDNPEKSYRLLYLNLGGLGIRGMVSVPDGFILLAGPVVELPNEYRLYHWNGLDTLPGSRNGTLKLISGIRPPAGGRAEAIAVEGATDLFYNIIIMFDGIKGGAPRRYTINR
- a CDS encoding EF-hand domain-containing protein — protein: MKRILLSIFAVAALSLPTAALAGHGHHGQGGPHADCPLGAHKCDSKAACPLGHKDCENHKNCPLGKHDCGKGTANLDSNKDGKVSLKEFTAAHNDRMKKKFEYLDANGDGFLTDADSDLRKAKRIDDSFTAADTNKDGTLSKEEYAAAKQARYGKKKECKFSDKK
- a CDS encoding PilT/PilU family type 4a pilus ATPase; this translates as MTENISIRQLLKVMVDKSASDLYLMAGTPPGYRINGTIHRLGEMQLDPVTVERLAGELMSEKQKADFSSNMEMNLSSAYPGLGRFRVNIYRQRGTVGMVIRQITTDIPTIDELNLPDVFKDISMTKRGLVLMVGATGSGKSTSLAAMVDWRNTNQAGHIITIEDPVEFMHQHKKCFVTQREVGSDTVSFQAALKNTLRQAPDVILLGEIRERDTMEHAIAFAETGHLAMATLHANNSNQALERIINFFPEEQHQQVYMNLAMNLRAILSQRLVKTAGGSRVAAIEVLINTPRIADLILKGDISTIKEAMEGGEQHGMHTFDQALFQLWQDGTISEIEALRNADSANNLRLKMKMKNIDDSKGDGGKAGVDEILQKGSRDDDDGIELSI
- a CDS encoding shikimate kinase yields the protein MVKLIDKQSHIYPILIGLMGSGKTSIGKLLSKELGVPFVDLDHYIVDKAGKTIPEIFAEQGEEGFREIEREALREVIGKPVVLSTGGGAVMREENRVLLEAHAPVIWLKSSLEFLAGRIDGDPNRPMIAGRDTLKTLQELAEIRYPYYTQCADYILHRGKMNKAASLQAVLEYLRQWQHEHAYD
- the rsxA gene encoding electron transport complex subunit RsxA, with product MTEIALILLSAVLVNNYVLTKFLGICPFLGTSGKVETAVGMSFAVMFVMTLASTASWLVQKYVLVPLDLEYLQTIFFILIIASLVQFIEMMIHKTSPVLYQGLGIFLPLITTNCAVLGVAILNVQQEQTFLTSALYGFGAALGFALVLILFSGIRERIEIAPVPKLFKGSPLALITAGMMSLAFMGFSGLVKI
- the rsxC gene encoding electron transport complex subunit RsxC, which gives rise to MPAMLRKLAQRLGMLQHSFAGGVHPEMFKVTAGLPIEVAPIAPVHILPMKQHIGEACSPLVKVGDRVLRGQKIAKSEGYLSVPVHAPTSGRVVRIEEHAIPHPSGMGLPCIFVESDGLDEVDESLEPMADWREINPAILRERVRMCGLAGLGGAVFPTFIKLIQDKRFPIETLVLNGIECEPWLTNDHRMMLENPDDILSGMAIVMHMVGAKSGIIAIEDNKPDAATAMREALSRASDMENVRVVVLPTRYPQGSEKQLIYSLTGKEVAAGRLPMHIGVVCQNVGTSKAVHDAVMLGRTLTERLVTVSGDACDNPATMSVRLGMPVRTLFAQRGLDDLSGLHLLHGGPMMGERLKNVDVPVIKSTTGLLAMSNATMQQAHTEEQPCIRCGHCSEACPVHLVPNLLADACRSDQFDKAENYHLFDCIECGSCSYVCPSNIPLVHYFRYGKGQIAQTRREQIFAEASRKRSEARDARIEAEKAEKAARRSRVRQEHAPVKTGETVEPEAKDATQEKS
- the rsxB gene encoding electron transport complex subunit RsxB, with translation MTQLLYALLSLGAFALLAGIVLAVAQKVFHVEGDPMVDKVDALLPQTQCGQCGYPGCKPYAEAVSSGAADVNHCVPGGERTMLAIADLMGVEPKDLEQEASAPMTAFVREDECIGCTLCIKACPVDAIVGAPKQYHTVISDHCTGCTLCIEPCPVDCIDMLMKPELIEHWSWPLPDTTRAQLGHERRDTHAGHA